A genomic region of Streptomyces diastaticus subsp. diastaticus contains the following coding sequences:
- a CDS encoding SAM-dependent methyltransferase, whose amino-acid sequence MTQTPQIDTSKPHPARLYDWYLGGKDNYPPDEELGRRLTEFAPVIPVMARMNRAFTLRATRWLAGQGVRQFLDIGTGIPTEPNLHQAAQRLAPEARVVYCDNDPVVLAHAQALLHGTPQGALGYVQADARETSRILDEAAAVLDFGRPVALSLNALLHFLSDEDGAYRLVEELTARLATGSYLVLSHLTPDFHPEEASRKVHEMYRAGGVTMEMRTRERFARFFDGLDIVAPGLVAAEEWHPELGEPVEGQGGVHSGAYVGAARKP is encoded by the coding sequence ATGACCCAGACCCCGCAGATCGACACCAGCAAGCCCCACCCCGCCCGCCTCTACGACTGGTACCTCGGCGGCAAGGACAACTACCCGCCCGACGAGGAACTCGGACGGCGGCTGACCGAGTTCGCCCCGGTCATCCCCGTGATGGCGCGCATGAACCGGGCCTTCACCCTGCGCGCCACCCGCTGGCTCGCCGGACAGGGCGTCCGCCAGTTCCTGGACATCGGCACCGGCATCCCCACCGAGCCCAACCTCCACCAGGCCGCTCAGCGGCTCGCCCCCGAGGCCCGCGTCGTCTACTGCGACAACGACCCCGTCGTCCTCGCCCACGCCCAGGCCCTGCTGCACGGCACCCCTCAGGGCGCCCTCGGCTACGTCCAGGCCGACGCCCGGGAGACCTCCCGCATCCTCGACGAGGCCGCCGCCGTCCTCGACTTCGGCCGGCCCGTCGCCCTCTCCCTCAACGCCCTCCTCCACTTCCTCTCCGACGAGGACGGTGCCTACCGGCTCGTCGAGGAGCTGACCGCCCGCCTCGCCACCGGCAGCTATCTGGTCCTCTCCCACCTCACCCCCGACTTCCATCCCGAGGAGGCGTCCCGCAAGGTCCACGAGATGTACCGGGCGGGCGGTGTCACCATGGAGATGCGCACCCGGGAACGGTTCGCCCGGTTCTTCGACGGCCTCGACATCGTCGCCCCCGGCCTCGTCGCGGCCGAGGAGTGGCACCCCGAGCTGGGCGAGCCCGTGGAGGGCCAGGGCGGCGTCCACAGCGGGGCGTACGTGGGGGCGGCGCGCAAGCCCTGA